One window of Perca flavescens isolate YP-PL-M2 chromosome 6, PFLA_1.0, whole genome shotgun sequence genomic DNA carries:
- the LOC114557814 gene encoding NACHT, LRR and PYD domains-containing protein 3 — MEERRRKSPTQKEREEHIEIKSQRLRTHQRPDPAEPELEPEPEPEPEPSCVSLKSDQSKADVIDFKHVSDIKVDQESSEVPIGQSAQQHQTHLDSIFMLLEENIVTYVKNELKKIQKVLSPDYPECSESKREDVDEEQRSREAFLKITLYFLRRMKQDELADRLQSRSPAGVCKRKLKSNLNKKFQCVFEGIAKAGNPTLLNQMFTEIYITKTGTVEVNAEHEVRQIEIASRKPDRPETTIRQEDIFKTPPGRDEPIRTVMTKGVAGIGKTVLTQKFTLDWAEDKANQDIQFTFPFTFRELNVLKERKYSLVELVHHFFSETKEAGICRFEEFQVVFIFDGLDECRLPLDFLNTEILTDVTESTSVDVLLTNLIRGNLLPSARLWITTRPAAANQIPPGFVDMVTEVRGFTDPQKEEYFRKRFRDEEQASRLISQIKTSRSLHIMCHIPVFCWITATVLEDVLKTREGGELPKTLTEMYIHFLVVQSKVKNKFDGRAETDSPWSPETRKMMESLGKLAFEQLQKGNLIFYESDLAECGIDIRAASVYSGVFTQIFKEERGLYQDKVFCFVHLSVQEFLAALHVHLTFTNCGVNLLSDKQTTSTQFYQSAVDKALQSPNGHLDLFLRFLLGLSLQTNQNLLRGLLTQTVGSSQTNQETVKYIKKKISENLSAERSINLFHCLNELNDSSLVELIQRYLSLELSSFQLSPAQWSALVFILLSSEYLDVFDLKKYGASEKALLRLLPVVKASNKALLNGCNLSERSCEALSSLLSSQSSSLRELDLSNNNLQDSEVKLISVGLKSPHCTLETIRLSGCNLSERSCEALSSVLSSQSSSLRELDLSNNNLQDSGGKLISDGLKSPHCTLETLRVEPAGVRWLTPDLRKYSCELTLDTNTVNRKLKLSDNNRKVTLVKEDQPYPDHPERFDSWEQLLCRDGLTGRCYWEVERRGRVDISVSYRGINRRGYSDDCWFGCNDQFWSLDCSHGDYSVCHNSRRTSISSPPSGRVADISSSSPSGRVAVYVDCPAGSLSFYSVSSDSLIHLHTFNTTFTQPLYPGFRIWSSGSSVSLSPLEDGESPPVSHS, encoded by the exons atggaggagaggagaaggaagagTCCAACACAGAAGGAAAGGGAGGAACATATTGAAATAAAGAGCCAAAGACTGAG gacccatcagagaccagaccctgctgaacctgaacttgaacctgaacctgaacccgaacctgaacccagctgtgtgtccttgaAGAGCGACCAGTCAAAGGCGGATGTGAttgattttaaacatgtttctgaCATAAA AGTGGACCAGGAGAGCTCAGAGGTTCCCATTGGTCAGTCTGCCcagcagcatcaaacacacTTGGACTCCATATTTATG ctgctggaggagaaTATCGTCACTTATGTGAAGAATGAGCTGAAGAAGATCCAGAAGGTTCTGAGTCCAGATTACCCAGAATGCTCAGAGAGTAAGAGGGAGGATGTggatgaagagcagaggagcagagaggcatTTCTGAAGATCACACTGTACTTCCTGAGGAGAATGAAGCAGGACGAGCTGGCTGACCGTCTGCAGAGCA GAAGTCCTGCTGGAGTTTGTAAGCGTAAACTGAAATCCAACCTAAACAAAaagttccagtgtgtgtttgaggggattgctaaagcaggaaacccaacccttctgaatcagatgttcacagagatctacaTCACAAAGACAGGGACTGTAGAGGTCAATGctgaacatgaggtcagacagattgaaatAGCGTCcaggaaaccagacagaccagaaacaacaatcagACAAGAAGATATCTTTAAAaccccacctggaagagatgaaccaatcagaacagtgatgacaaagggagtggctggcatcggcaaaacagtcttaacacagaagttcactctggactgggcagaagacaaagccaaccaggacatccagttcacatttccattcaccttcagagaactgaatgtgctgaaagagagaaagtacagcttggtggaacttgttcatcacttctttagtgaaaccaaagaagcaggaatctgcaggtttgaagagttccaggttgtgttcatctttgatggtctggatgagtgtcgacttcctctggacttcctcaacactgagatcctgactgatgttacagagtccacctcagtggatgtgctgctgacaaacctcatcagggggaatctgcttccctctgctcgcctctggataaccacacgacctgcagcagccaatcagatccctcctgggtttgttgacatggtgacagaggtcagaggtttcactgacccacagaaggaggagtacttcagaaagagattcagagatgaggagcaggccaGCAGACTCATCTCCCAAATCAAGACATCAcgaagcctccacatcatgtgccacatcccagtcttctgttggatcactgctacagttctggaggatgtgttgaagaccagagagggaggagagctgcccaagaccctgactgaaatgtacattcacttcctggtggttcagtccaaagTAAAGAACAAGTTTGATGGACGAGCTGAGACAGATTCACCCTGGAGTCCAGAGACCAGGAAGATGATGGagtctctgggaaaactggcttttgagcagctgcagaaaggcaacctgatcttctatgaatcagacctggcagagtgtggcatcgatatcagagcagcctcagtgtactcaggagtgttcacacagatctttaaagaggagagaggactgtaccaggacaaggtgttctgctttgtccatctgagtgttcaggagtttctggctgctcttcatgtccatctgacaTTCACCAACTGTGGAGTCAATCTGCtgtcagacaaacaaacaacatcCACACAGTTCtaccagagtgctgtggacaaggccttacagagtccaaatggacacctggacttgttcctccgcttcctcctgggtctttcactGCAGACAAATCAGAATCTCCTGCGAGGCCTACTGACACAGACAGTAGGTAGCTCACAGACCAATCAGGAAACAGTCAagtacatcaagaagaagatcagtgagaatctgtctgcagagagaagcatcaatctgttccactgtctgaatgaactgaatgatagTTCTCTAGTGGAGCTGATCCAACGATACCTGAGTTTAGAACTCTCCTCATTTcaactgtctcctgctcagtggtcagctctggtcttcatcttactgtcatctGAATATCTGgacgtgtttgacctgaagaaatatGGTGCTTCGGAGAaggctcttctgaggctgctgccagtggtcaaagcctccaacaaagctct ACTGAatggctgtaacctgtcagagagaagctgtgaagctctgtcctcacttctcagctcccagtcctctagtctgagagagctggacctgagtaacaacaacctgcaggattcagaagtgaagctgatctctgttggactgaagagtccacactgcacactggagactATCAG actgagtggctgtaacctgtcagagagaagctgtgaagctctgtcctcagttctcagctcccagtcctctagtctgagagagctggacctgagtaacaacaacctgcaggattcaggagggaagctgatctctgatggactgaagagtccacactgcacactggagactctcag ggtggagcctgctggagtcagatggttgacaccagaTCTGAGAAAGT attcctgtgaactcacactggacacaaacacagtgaacagaaaactcaaactgtctgacaacaacaggaaggtgacattAGTGAAGGAggatcagccatatcctgatcatccagagaggtttgactcctgggaacagctgctgtgtagagatggtctgactggtcgctgttactgggaggtagagaggagaggaagggttgatatatcagtgagttacagaggaatcaacAGGAGAGGATACAGTGATGATTGTTGGTTTGGATGTAATGATCAGTTCTGGAGTCTGGACTGCTCTCATGGTGATTACTCTGTCTGTCACAATAGCAGAAGAACATCCatctcctcccccccctctggtagagtagcagacatctcctcctcctctccctctggtagagtagcagtgtatgtggactgtcctgctggctctctgtccttctactcagtctcctctgactcactgatccacctccacaccttcaacaccacattcactcagcctctctatCCTGGGTTCAGGATCTGGTCttctggttcctcagtgtctctgagtcctctggaggacggagagtctcctcctgtttctcacAGCTGA